The proteins below are encoded in one region of Actinomycetota bacterium:
- a CDS encoding sugar transferase, which produces MARIRRRCGAAPRRGALRPRRTRGAARARAARRGGGGAPVKRLCDLAGSLVLLALLSPVLAVIALAIVIDSRGPVFYRQERIGRGGAPFRIFKFRTMVVDAEHKGLGLAVAADDERITRVGRVLRRWSLDELPQLLNVVAGDMSIVGPRPTVASQVERYDDFQRRRLEALPGITGWAQVNGRNDLPWERRIEFDVWYVDHRSLARDFVILMRTPAALLGKRGVYGGDGVTKDLGE; this is translated from the coding sequence ATGGCTCGCATCCGCCGGCGCTGCGGCGCGGCACCTCGCCGAGGAGCGCTTCGACCGCGACGAACTCGCGGGGCAGCTCGAGCGCGTGCTGCTCGACGCGGTGGAGGAGGCGCGCCGGTGAAGCGGCTGTGCGACCTCGCCGGCTCGCTGGTACTGCTGGCGCTGCTCTCGCCCGTGCTGGCAGTCATCGCGCTGGCGATCGTCATCGACTCGCGCGGGCCGGTCTTCTACCGGCAGGAGCGCATCGGGCGCGGTGGCGCGCCGTTCCGCATCTTCAAGTTCCGCACGATGGTGGTGGACGCGGAGCACAAAGGGCTCGGGCTCGCGGTCGCGGCCGACGACGAGCGCATCACCCGCGTCGGACGCGTCCTGCGCCGCTGGTCGCTCGATGAGCTGCCGCAGCTGCTCAACGTGGTCGCCGGAGACATGTCGATCGTAGGGCCGAGGCCCACGGTCGCCTCGCAGGTCGAGCGCTACGACGACTTCCAGCGCCGCCGGCTCGAGGCGCTCCCCGGCATCACGGGCTGGGCACAGGTCAACGGCCGCAACGACCTGCCGTGGGAGAGGCGCATCGAGTTCGACGTCTGGTACGTGGACCACAGGTCGCTCGCGCGCGACTTCGTTATCCTGATGCGGACGCCTGCCGCACTGCTCGGCAAGCGCGGGGTCTACGGGGGCGACGGCGTGACGAAGGACCTGGGCGAGTAG